One region of Chanodichthys erythropterus isolate Z2021 chromosome 24, ASM2448905v1, whole genome shotgun sequence genomic DNA includes:
- the nfybb gene encoding nuclear transcription factor Y, beta b isoform X2 — MDGDSSTTDASQLGITGEYMAGSHFVLQAQDDEGDEGLNDHEDGNGSKDNLREQDIYLPIANVARIMKTAIPQTGKIAKDAKECVQECVSEFISFITSEASERCHQEKRKTINGEDILFAMSTLGFDMYVEPLKLYLQKFREAMKGEKGISAVTVTEGMGEELTDESFTNPLPAGIITADGQQQNVMVYTTSYQQIPGVQQLQFS; from the exons AACCACAGATGCCTCCCAACTTGGCATAACAGGAGAATATATGGCCGGTAGTCACTTTGTTCTCCAAGCTCAGGATG atGAAGGTGATGAGGGACTGAATGACCACGAGGATGGCAATGGAAGCAAAGATAATCTGCGGGAGCAAGACATCTATCTCCCAATCGCCAACGTTGCCCGAATCATGAAGACTGCAATACCACAAACtggaaaa ATAGCAAAGGACGCCAAGGAGTGTGTGCAAGAGTGTGTGAGCGAGTTCATCAGCTTCATCACTTCAGAAGCCAGCGAGAGGTGCCATCAGGAGAAACGCAAGACGATAAACGGCGAAGACATCCTGTTCGCAATGTCCACGCTGGGTTTCGACATGTATGTGGAGCCTCTGAAGCTCTACCTGCAGAAGTTCAGAGAG GCCATGAAAGGAGAGAAAGGCATAAGCGCAGTAACTGTAACCGAAGGCATGGGAGAGGAGCTGACCGATGAGTCTTTCA CAAATCCACTACCTGCAGGGATCATAACAGCTGATGGACAGCAACAAAATGTGATGGTGTACACCACCTCATATCAGCAG ATCCCAGGCGTGCAACAGCTCCAGTTCTCCTGA
- the nfybb gene encoding nuclear transcription factor Y, beta b isoform X1, translating to MFQMDGDSSTTDASQLGITGEYMAGSHFVLQAQDDEGDEGLNDHEDGNGSKDNLREQDIYLPIANVARIMKTAIPQTGKIAKDAKECVQECVSEFISFITSEASERCHQEKRKTINGEDILFAMSTLGFDMYVEPLKLYLQKFREAMKGEKGISAVTVTEGMGEELTDESFTNPLPAGIITADGQQQNVMVYTTSYQQIPGVQQLQFS from the exons AACCACAGATGCCTCCCAACTTGGCATAACAGGAGAATATATGGCCGGTAGTCACTTTGTTCTCCAAGCTCAGGATG atGAAGGTGATGAGGGACTGAATGACCACGAGGATGGCAATGGAAGCAAAGATAATCTGCGGGAGCAAGACATCTATCTCCCAATCGCCAACGTTGCCCGAATCATGAAGACTGCAATACCACAAACtggaaaa ATAGCAAAGGACGCCAAGGAGTGTGTGCAAGAGTGTGTGAGCGAGTTCATCAGCTTCATCACTTCAGAAGCCAGCGAGAGGTGCCATCAGGAGAAACGCAAGACGATAAACGGCGAAGACATCCTGTTCGCAATGTCCACGCTGGGTTTCGACATGTATGTGGAGCCTCTGAAGCTCTACCTGCAGAAGTTCAGAGAG GCCATGAAAGGAGAGAAAGGCATAAGCGCAGTAACTGTAACCGAAGGCATGGGAGAGGAGCTGACCGATGAGTCTTTCA CAAATCCACTACCTGCAGGGATCATAACAGCTGATGGACAGCAACAAAATGTGATGGTGTACACCACCTCATATCAGCAG ATCCCAGGCGTGCAACAGCTCCAGTTCTCCTGA